The following proteins come from a genomic window of Methylorubrum populi:
- a CDS encoding acyl-CoA dehydrogenase family protein translates to MAASPAIQPANDPSDFVALAKDAAAGAKALVAEATARVKARVTGPEGKLDAGALEREQHAAHGLSWLATYGEAVRELADYAERLQGEGMFGETEALLVKIGVGEYLDQMFGGIPMSQGEIVRPTALGFTAAELAALRTPAIDAAIAEGNTPANRAALVAKIREATTSGAATIGVSGLDEDMEAIRSEMRRFGKAEVVEQAQEWHRENAYIPMAIIEKMAELGVFGLTIPEEYGGMGMPKAAMCVVSEELSRAYIGVGSLGTRSEIAAELILCGGTEEQKQRFLPRIASGEILPTAVFTEPNTGSDLASLRTKAVKEGDVWKITGNKTWITHPVRADIMTVLVRTKPEEKGHRGLSMLIAEKPRGSDENPFPVDGLSGGEIEVLGYRGMKEYELSFEGFSVPAGNLLGEVEGKGFAQLMQTFESARIQTAARAIGVAQSALDIGLRYAEERVQFGKALVEFPRVADKLAMMAVEINIARQLTYFSAREKDEGKRCDLEAGMAKLLGARVAWAAADNALQIHGGNGFALEYPISRVLCDARILSIFEGAAEIQAQVIARRLLEQ, encoded by the coding sequence ATGGCAGCATCTCCCGCGATCCAGCCCGCCAACGACCCGAGCGATTTCGTCGCCCTGGCCAAGGACGCCGCCGCGGGCGCCAAGGCCCTCGTCGCCGAGGCGACCGCCCGCGTGAAGGCGCGGGTGACGGGTCCCGAGGGCAAGCTCGATGCGGGCGCGCTGGAGCGCGAGCAGCACGCCGCCCACGGCCTGTCCTGGCTCGCCACCTACGGCGAGGCTGTGCGCGAGCTCGCCGACTACGCCGAGCGCCTCCAGGGCGAGGGCATGTTCGGCGAGACCGAGGCGCTGCTCGTGAAGATCGGCGTCGGCGAGTATCTCGACCAGATGTTCGGCGGCATCCCGATGAGCCAGGGCGAGATCGTGCGCCCGACGGCGCTCGGCTTCACCGCGGCCGAACTCGCCGCCCTGCGCACGCCGGCCATCGACGCGGCGATCGCCGAGGGCAACACGCCGGCCAACCGCGCGGCGCTGGTGGCCAAGATCCGCGAGGCCACGACCTCGGGTGCGGCCACGATCGGCGTCTCGGGCCTCGACGAGGACATGGAGGCGATCCGCTCCGAGATGCGCCGCTTCGGCAAGGCCGAAGTGGTGGAGCAGGCCCAGGAGTGGCACCGCGAGAACGCCTACATCCCGATGGCGATCATCGAGAAGATGGCCGAACTCGGCGTGTTCGGCCTCACCATCCCCGAGGAATACGGCGGCATGGGCATGCCCAAGGCCGCGATGTGCGTGGTCTCGGAGGAATTGTCCCGCGCCTATATCGGCGTCGGCTCGCTCGGCACCCGCTCCGAGATCGCCGCCGAGCTGATCCTGTGCGGCGGCACCGAGGAGCAGAAGCAACGCTTCCTGCCGCGCATCGCGTCGGGCGAGATCCTGCCGACCGCCGTCTTCACCGAGCCGAACACCGGCTCCGACCTCGCCTCGCTCCGCACCAAGGCGGTGAAGGAGGGCGACGTCTGGAAGATCACGGGCAACAAGACCTGGATCACCCACCCCGTGCGCGCCGACATCATGACGGTCCTCGTGCGCACCAAGCCGGAGGAGAAGGGCCACCGCGGCCTCTCCATGCTGATCGCCGAGAAGCCGCGCGGCTCGGACGAGAACCCCTTCCCCGTCGACGGCCTGTCCGGCGGCGAGATCGAGGTGCTCGGCTATCGCGGCATGAAGGAGTACGAACTCTCCTTCGAGGGCTTCTCCGTGCCCGCCGGCAACCTGCTCGGCGAGGTCGAGGGCAAGGGCTTCGCCCAACTGATGCAGACCTTCGAATCGGCCCGCATCCAGACCGCCGCGCGTGCCATCGGCGTGGCGCAGTCGGCCCTCGATATCGGCCTGCGCTACGCCGAGGAGCGGGTGCAGTTCGGCAAGGCGCTGGTCGAGTTCCCGCGCGTGGCCGACAAGCTCGCGATGATGGCGGTGGAGATCAATATCGCCCGCCAGCTCACCTACTTCTCCGCCCGCGAGAAGGACGAGGGCAAGCGCTGCGACCTCGAGGCCGGCATGGCGAAGCTGCTCGGCGCCCGCGTCGCCTGGGCGGCGGCCGACAACGCCCTGCAGATCCACGGCGGCAACGGCTTCGCGCTGGAATACCCGATCAGCCGCGTGCTGTGCGACGCGCGCATCCTCTCGATCTTCGAGGGTGCCGCCGAGATCCAGGCCCAGGTCATCGCCCGGCGCCTGCTGGAGCAGTGA
- a CDS encoding DMT family transporter — protein sequence MSSLLSSLIPAAFVLIWASGFVAARYVAPYAEPLAFVAVRLALVALVLAGLAFALRARWPRTGAAWRDGMIAGVLMQGIYVAGVFWSVHRGLPAGIAALVGSLQPLLTAAVSQPLLGERVGPRRWAGIGLGFLGAGLVLGPKLGAVDAAGIPPIALLVSLAAMLAMTAGTLWQKRRGAGTDLVTNACLQFVGGTAFAVPLALVAGETQLSPSLPLGLGMAWSVLVNSVGGILLLLALIRRGAVAGVASLLFLVPPVSAVIAYVMFGETLTAMQVAGMAVAAGGVGLASGPQPRPTR from the coding sequence ATGTCGAGCCTTCTCTCCAGCCTGATCCCCGCCGCCTTCGTGCTGATCTGGGCGAGCGGTTTCGTCGCCGCGCGCTACGTGGCGCCCTACGCCGAGCCGCTGGCCTTCGTCGCGGTCCGCCTCGCCCTGGTGGCGCTCGTGCTGGCGGGCCTCGCGTTCGCCCTCCGCGCGCGCTGGCCCCGGACGGGCGCCGCCTGGCGCGACGGCATGATCGCGGGCGTGCTGATGCAGGGCATCTACGTGGCTGGCGTGTTCTGGTCGGTGCATCGCGGCCTGCCCGCCGGCATCGCGGCGCTGGTGGGCAGCCTCCAGCCGCTGCTGACGGCGGCCGTGTCGCAGCCGCTGCTCGGCGAGCGGGTCGGGCCGAGGCGCTGGGCCGGGATCGGGCTCGGCTTCCTCGGGGCGGGGCTGGTGCTCGGGCCGAAGCTCGGCGCGGTTGATGCCGCCGGCATCCCGCCCATCGCCCTCCTCGTCTCGCTCGCCGCCATGCTGGCGATGACCGCCGGCACGCTGTGGCAGAAGCGGCGTGGCGCCGGCACCGACCTCGTCACCAATGCCTGCCTGCAATTCGTCGGCGGCACCGCTTTCGCGGTCCCGCTCGCGCTCGTCGCCGGCGAGACGCAGCTCAGCCCGAGCCTGCCCCTCGGCCTCGGCATGGCGTGGTCGGTCCTCGTGAACTCGGTCGGCGGCATTCTGCTGCTGCTGGCGCTGATCCGGCGCGGGGCCGTGGCCGGCGTCGCCTCGCTGCTGTTCCTCGTACCGCCCGTGTCGGCGGTGATCGCCTACGTCATGTTCGGTGAGACGCTGACGGCGATGCAGGTCGCCGGCATGGCGGTCGCCGCCGGTGGCGTCGGCCTGGCGAGCGGTCCTCAACCCCGTCCAACACGGTGA
- a CDS encoding class I SAM-dependent DNA methyltransferase: protein MTPAAFIETWSRSELRERQGAQTHFNDLCALLGEPTPAKADPTGRSYCFERGATKVGGGDGWADVWKRGCFGWEYKGKHKDLNAALRQLQIYAPDLENPPYLVVSDMERIIVHTNWTNTVRRILTYTFDDLREPAKLEQLRQVFRGSDALKPGLSPQELTAKVAERFGDLGKRLQERGHAPQAVAHFLNRVIFCMFAEDAELLPKELFTRMVLALSRVQYHQPAKAAAQFDELFAKMREGGFFGADVIAWFNGGLFDAVPALPLERQDLELIARTAREHDWSNIDPAVFGTMFEAALNTTGRRAALGAHYTDRDKILKIVEPVIIRPLAAEWATALAAIREQAEAIAAADDERKAVQEQAAAALAEDAAAYRAGEAGRRKQLATIARRRTLALNEATAIRDRFVDRLATFRVLDPACGSGNFLYVALHALRDIELRALLDADRLGVPQARPRVGLDAVRGIEIEAYAAELARVTLWIGNLQWERRNGYTNPPEPILHSLDTIECRDALLNPDGSEAVWPEADVIVGNPPFLGGKRLRDGLGDETVERLFKTYRGRVPAEADFVCYWVEKAWRAIGAGYSRRAGLVTTNSIRGGASRRVLEPVADAGALREAWADEPWALEGAAVRVSMIGFGDAFSECRLNGKIVRTINPDLTNEVNIARAQKLVENTQIAFQGITKGADFEVDADKARAWLVLPANPNGKKNQAVLAPIMSGGDIVRKKEAGWVIDFTGISEADAALFEEPFQYVRNYVYPQRSKNRRDLYRQNWWLFSEVRPGFRRKLNGIERYIATPKVARQRVFVWLPSKILPDNLIIAIARDDDITMGILSSSFHEKWSLRSGAWIGAGNDPTYTPSTTFETFPFPEGLTPNIPAADYADDPRAQKIAAAAVELNRLREN, encoded by the coding sequence ATGACCCCCGCCGCCTTCATTGAGACGTGGAGCCGCAGCGAGCTGCGGGAGCGGCAGGGTGCTCAGACCCATTTCAACGACCTGTGCGCGCTGCTCGGCGAGCCGACCCCCGCCAAGGCCGACCCGACCGGACGGAGCTACTGCTTCGAGCGCGGTGCGACGAAGGTCGGTGGCGGCGATGGCTGGGCCGATGTGTGGAAGCGCGGCTGCTTCGGCTGGGAATACAAGGGCAAGCACAAGGATCTGAACGCGGCCCTGCGCCAGCTCCAGATCTACGCGCCCGACCTTGAGAACCCGCCCTACCTCGTCGTCTCCGACATGGAGCGGATCATCGTCCACACCAACTGGACGAACACGGTCCGGCGCATCCTCACCTACACCTTCGACGATCTGCGCGAACCGGCCAAGCTCGAACAGCTGCGGCAGGTCTTCCGCGGCTCGGACGCTCTGAAACCGGGCTTGAGCCCGCAGGAGTTGACCGCCAAGGTCGCCGAGCGCTTCGGCGATCTCGGCAAGCGCTTACAGGAGCGTGGGCACGCGCCCCAGGCGGTCGCGCATTTCCTCAACCGGGTCATCTTCTGCATGTTCGCCGAGGATGCCGAGCTGCTGCCCAAGGAGCTGTTCACCCGCATGGTGCTCGCCCTATCGCGGGTGCAGTACCACCAGCCCGCCAAGGCGGCGGCTCAGTTCGACGAGCTGTTCGCCAAGATGCGGGAGGGCGGCTTCTTCGGCGCCGATGTCATCGCGTGGTTCAACGGCGGCCTGTTCGATGCGGTGCCCGCACTCCCCCTGGAGCGGCAGGATCTTGAACTGATCGCCCGCACCGCCCGCGAGCACGACTGGTCGAACATCGATCCGGCGGTGTTCGGCACGATGTTCGAGGCCGCGCTCAACACGACCGGGCGCCGCGCGGCGCTCGGCGCGCACTACACCGACCGCGACAAGATCCTGAAGATCGTCGAGCCGGTGATCATCCGCCCGCTCGCGGCGGAATGGGCGACGGCCCTGGCAGCGATCCGCGAGCAGGCCGAGGCCATCGCGGCGGCGGATGACGAGCGCAAGGCGGTGCAGGAGCAGGCAGCGGCGGCTTTGGCGGAGGATGCCGCGGCCTACCGGGCCGGTGAGGCGGGCCGCCGCAAGCAGCTCGCGACCATCGCCCGGCGCCGGACGCTCGCCCTGAACGAGGCGACGGCGATCCGCGACCGGTTCGTCGATCGGCTCGCGACCTTCCGCGTGCTCGACCCCGCCTGCGGCTCGGGCAACTTCCTCTACGTGGCGCTGCACGCCCTGCGCGACATCGAGCTGCGCGCCCTCCTCGACGCCGACCGCCTCGGCGTGCCGCAGGCGCGGCCCCGGGTCGGTCTCGACGCCGTGCGCGGCATCGAGATCGAGGCCTACGCCGCCGAGCTCGCCCGCGTGACGCTGTGGATCGGCAACCTGCAATGGGAGCGCCGCAACGGCTACACCAACCCGCCCGAGCCGATCCTGCACAGCCTCGACACGATCGAGTGCCGCGACGCCCTGCTGAACCCGGATGGCAGCGAGGCGGTATGGCCCGAGGCGGACGTCATCGTCGGCAATCCGCCCTTCCTCGGCGGCAAGCGGCTGCGCGACGGCCTCGGCGACGAGACCGTCGAGCGGCTGTTCAAGACCTATCGCGGTCGCGTGCCGGCGGAGGCGGATTTCGTCTGCTACTGGGTGGAGAAGGCGTGGCGGGCCATCGGCGCGGGGTACAGCCGCCGCGCCGGGCTGGTGACGACCAACTCGATTCGGGGTGGCGCCAGCCGGCGGGTGCTGGAGCCGGTGGCGGATGCGGGCGCCCTGCGGGAAGCCTGGGCCGACGAGCCATGGGCGCTCGAAGGCGCTGCCGTGCGCGTGTCGATGATCGGGTTTGGAGATGCCTTCTCGGAATGTCGCCTCAACGGCAAGATCGTTAGGACAATCAATCCTGATCTTACCAATGAAGTGAATATTGCTCGCGCGCAGAAGCTTGTTGAAAATACACAGATAGCTTTTCAGGGTATAACAAAAGGTGCTGATTTCGAAGTCGACGCTGACAAGGCACGGGCATGGCTAGTTTTGCCCGCCAATCCCAATGGAAAAAAGAATCAAGCTGTCCTTGCTCCCATTATGAGCGGTGGCGATATTGTTAGGAAAAAAGAAGCAGGGTGGGTCATAGATTTTACAGGTATAAGCGAGGCCGATGCTGCGCTTTTTGAAGAGCCGTTCCAATACGTCAGAAACTATGTTTATCCGCAGAGATCTAAAAATCGAAGAGATCTATATAGACAAAATTGGTGGCTTTTCAGTGAGGTCAGGCCTGGATTCCGAAGAAAATTAAACGGGATTGAAAGATACATCGCCACCCCTAAAGTGGCACGGCAACGGGTATTTGTTTGGCTTCCGTCGAAGATATTGCCGGACAATCTAATTATAGCTATTGCGAGAGATGATGATATAACTATGGGGATTCTTTCTTCATCGTTTCATGAAAAGTGGTCTCTTCGCTCGGGTGCGTGGATAGGTGCTGGAAATGATCCGACCTATACACCATCGACTACCTTCGAAACTTTCCCCTTCCCGGAGGGGCTCACTCCGAACATCCCGGCCGCAGATTACGCCGACGATCCACGCGCGCAGAAAATTGCAGCGGCAGCGGTGGAGCTGAACCGGCTGCGCGAAAACTAG
- a CDS encoding type IIL restriction-modification enzyme MmeI, whose product MRIEPEVVPGYPDRILPKDAAAAAVLKKRTLTNLYNERPTWLDNAHRALDAAVAAAYGWPADLSDDEILARLFALNQERAAAGR is encoded by the coding sequence GTGCGGATCGAGCCGGAGGTCGTGCCCGGCTACCCCGACCGAATCCTGCCGAAGGACGCGGCCGCCGCGGCGGTTCTCAAGAAGCGCACGCTGACCAACCTCTACAACGAGCGTCCGACCTGGCTCGACAACGCCCACCGGGCGCTCGACGCGGCGGTGGCCGCCGCCTACGGCTGGCCGGCGGACCTGTCGGATGACGAGATCCTGGCGCGGCTGTTCGCGTTGAATCAGGAGCGCGCGGCGGCGGGCCGATGA